In the Nitrospinota bacterium genome, one interval contains:
- a CDS encoding uracil-DNA glycosylase has translation MSGARTAAVRLAALKSELETLRLHGHENVEGTLQRGLIERLSGAAELAVKTEPKTAPPAIKEEEVKKRGKDGSKREKLAAIEMEVGGCVKCGLCEGRTNTVFGVGDPEARLLFIGEAPGAEEDKKGEPFVGRAGQLLTKMIGAMGLSRETVYIANIIKCRPPENRNPLPGEVEMCEPYLLRQIEIIRPAIICALGAVAANTLLKNNIPISKLRGDFHSYHGTPLLPTFHPAYLLRNESSKKDAWSDLQLVMKKLGLKAPAKKG, from the coding sequence ATGAGCGGAGCCAGGACGGCGGCCGTCAGGTTGGCGGCGCTCAAATCGGAGCTTGAGACGTTAAGGCTGCACGGCCATGAGAACGTTGAAGGGACATTGCAGCGCGGACTTATCGAAAGATTGTCCGGCGCGGCGGAATTGGCGGTGAAGACGGAGCCAAAGACGGCTCCACCCGCGATAAAGGAAGAAGAAGTGAAAAAACGGGGCAAGGACGGCTCCAAAAGGGAGAAGCTGGCCGCCATCGAGATGGAGGTGGGCGGGTGCGTCAAGTGCGGGTTGTGCGAAGGGAGGACGAACACCGTTTTCGGCGTGGGCGATCCGGAAGCGCGGCTTTTGTTCATAGGCGAGGCGCCGGGGGCCGAGGAGGACAAGAAGGGGGAGCCTTTCGTGGGGCGCGCCGGCCAGCTTTTGACCAAGATGATCGGCGCCATGGGCCTTTCCCGGGAGACGGTGTACATCGCCAACATAATAAAGTGCCGCCCGCCGGAGAACCGCAATCCCCTCCCCGGCGAGGTGGAAATGTGCGAGCCGTACCTGCTCCGCCAGATAGAGATAATCCGCCCGGCGATCATATGCGCCCTGGGGGCGGTGGCAGCCAACACGCTGCTCAAGAACAACATCCCCATATCGAAGTTGCGCGGGGATTTCCACTCATACCACGGCACTCCCCTTCTGCCCACGTTCCACCCGGCGTACCTTTTGCGGAACGAATCGTCCAAGAAAGACGCATGGAGCGACCTGCAATTGGTAATGAAGAAGCTTGGGCTAAAGGCCCCGGCGAAGAAGGGTTGA